In the genome of Salinirussus salinus, one region contains:
- a CDS encoding HpcH/HpaI aldolase family protein, whose translation MALVDTLRARESAVGNWLSLRDPAVAEISAELGFDFVVLDIEHTTNTLETVVDMARATDAAGSGTEAIVRLPWNDPVVIKRVLDTGVAGVMSPMVDDADDARAFVEATRYPPDGNRGVAGGRASRYGLEMDEYVQEANERVLTVAQVETESGFEHVEEIAAVDGLDGLFLGPADLSANLGMYGEYESEPFLDAVDRVVEAAHAEDKPVATLAFGREEIERYVDLGFDFMMVGTDTSHLMGGAATSKATFEEAVADRDG comes from the coding sequence ATGGCACTCGTCGACACGCTCAGAGCGCGCGAGTCCGCGGTCGGGAACTGGCTCTCGCTGCGTGACCCGGCGGTCGCGGAGATCAGCGCCGAACTCGGCTTCGACTTCGTGGTGCTCGACATCGAGCACACGACCAACACCCTGGAAACGGTGGTCGACATGGCCCGGGCCACCGACGCCGCCGGGAGCGGGACGGAGGCCATCGTCCGCCTGCCCTGGAACGACCCTGTCGTGATCAAGCGGGTGCTCGACACCGGTGTCGCCGGCGTGATGTCCCCGATGGTCGACGACGCCGACGACGCTCGGGCGTTCGTCGAGGCGACCCGCTACCCGCCCGACGGCAATCGGGGCGTGGCCGGCGGCCGCGCGTCCCGGTACGGCCTGGAGATGGACGAGTACGTCCAGGAAGCGAACGAGCGCGTGCTCACCGTCGCGCAGGTCGAGACCGAATCCGGCTTCGAGCACGTCGAGGAGATCGCCGCCGTCGACGGGCTCGACGGCCTCTTTCTGGGTCCGGCGGACCTGTCGGCCAACCTGGGGATGTACGGCGAATACGAGTCCGAGCCCTTCCTCGACGCCGTCGACCGGGTGGTCGAGGCGGCCCACGCCGAGGACAAGCCGGTGGCGACGCTCGCCTTCGGCCGCGAGGAGATCGAACGCTACGTCGACCTGGGCTTTGACTTCATGATGGTCGGGACCGACACCAGTCACCTGATGGGTGGGGCCGCGACCTCGAAGGCGACCTTCGAGGAGGCCGTGGCGGACCGCGACGGCTGA
- a CDS encoding thiolase domain-containing protein has product MADHTAAIAGVYEHPTREAPDKSTAQLHGDVAVGALEDAGLEKGDVDGYFTAGRPGRVMSMVDYLGLQDLEYVDSTDVGGTSYVSHVGHAAAAIAEGKCEVALITMAGRPRSRSGDGGPPSGPQADFEETYGIGTVNMYALAARRHMHEHGTTAEQLAEVRVAASEHAQYNEDAMFQDPVTVEDVVESRLVSDPLHLLDCCVVSDGGGAVVVVSPEVADDLDRDCVSVLGHGEAVKHHDAGDIDLTYTGAVESGPRAFEEAGITHDDVDYASIYDSFTITVVETLEDLGFCEKGEGGEFVEGGTLKAPDGELPFNTDGGGLCNNHPANRGGMPKIIETVRQLRGEANEEVQVPDAEIGLSHGTGGSLGTRMTSTTLVLGGDR; this is encoded by the coding sequence ATGGCAGACCACACCGCCGCGATCGCGGGCGTGTACGAACACCCGACCCGGGAGGCACCCGACAAGTCCACGGCCCAGCTCCACGGCGACGTGGCCGTCGGGGCGCTCGAGGACGCCGGGCTCGAAAAGGGTGACGTCGACGGCTACTTCACCGCCGGCCGGCCCGGCCGGGTCATGTCGATGGTCGATTACCTGGGCCTGCAGGACCTGGAGTACGTGGACTCGACGGACGTGGGCGGCACCTCCTACGTCTCCCACGTCGGCCACGCCGCCGCGGCCATCGCGGAGGGGAAGTGTGAGGTCGCACTCATCACGATGGCGGGCCGGCCGCGCTCGCGCTCCGGCGACGGCGGGCCACCCTCCGGCCCGCAGGCCGACTTCGAGGAGACCTACGGGATCGGCACCGTCAACATGTACGCCCTCGCGGCCCGCCGGCACATGCACGAGCACGGCACGACGGCCGAACAGCTCGCCGAGGTCCGCGTGGCGGCCTCCGAGCACGCCCAGTACAACGAGGACGCGATGTTCCAGGACCCCGTCACTGTCGAGGACGTCGTCGAGTCCCGGCTGGTCAGCGACCCGCTGCACCTGCTCGACTGCTGTGTCGTCTCCGACGGCGGCGGCGCGGTCGTCGTCGTCAGCCCCGAGGTCGCCGACGACCTCGACCGCGACTGCGTGTCGGTGCTGGGCCACGGCGAGGCCGTCAAACACCACGACGCCGGCGACATCGACCTCACCTATACCGGGGCCGTCGAGTCCGGCCCGCGGGCCTTCGAGGAGGCCGGCATCACCCACGACGACGTCGACTACGCCTCCATCTACGACTCCTTCACGATCACCGTCGTCGAGACGCTCGAGGACCTCGGCTTCTGCGAGAAAGGCGAGGGCGGCGAGTTCGTCGAGGGGGGGACGCTAAAGGCGCCCGACGGCGAGTTACCCTTCAACACTGATGGGGGTGGCCTCTGCAACAACCACCCCGCGAACCGCGGCGGGATGCCGAAGATCATCGAGACGGTCCGGCAGTTGCGCGGCGAGGCGAACGAGGAGGTTCAGGTGCCCGACGCCGAAATCGGGCTCTCCCATGGCACCGGCGGCAGCCTCGGGACGCGGATGACCAGCACTACCCTCGTCCTGGGGGGTGACCGGTGA
- a CDS encoding Zn-ribbon domain-containing OB-fold protein — MSDAGAGDLPSPDVSPTPETEKYWAAAAEGRLLVMRCADCDRFYHPPRARCPDCLSENTEWTEASGEGEIYAHSVTRQMGPPYHEATPYVVAYVELEEGPRMLTNVVTDDPEALSVGQSVEAVFHETEDGEYAIPRFRPV, encoded by the coding sequence ATGTCCGACGCCGGTGCCGGAGACCTCCCGTCACCCGACGTCTCGCCGACCCCCGAGACCGAGAAGTACTGGGCGGCCGCCGCCGAGGGTCGCCTGCTGGTGATGCGCTGTGCGGACTGTGACCGGTTCTACCACCCGCCGCGGGCCCGGTGTCCGGACTGTCTCTCCGAGAACACCGAGTGGACAGAGGCCAGCGGCGAGGGGGAGATCTACGCCCACTCCGTCACCCGCCAGATGGGGCCGCCCTACCACGAGGCGACGCCGTACGTGGTTGCCTACGTCGAACTCGAGGAAGGGCCCCGGATGCTGACCAACGTCGTCACCGACGACCCCGAGGCGCTCTCGGTCGGCCAGTCCGTCGAGGCCGTCTTCCACGAGACCGAGGACGGCGAGTACGCCATCCCCCGGTTCCGGCCGGTCTGA
- a CDS encoding LLM class flavin-dependent oxidoreductase, with protein MQFGIFYEHQLPRPWDEGDERRLYQEALEQVELADELGLDYVWEVEHHFLEEYSHSSAPEVFLAAAARNTEQIKLGHGIKLMPPEYNPPPRVAEEVATLDLVSEGRVQWGTGESASRTELEGFGVEPSEKFSKWREATEQVANMMSMEPYPGYEGEHFEMPARNVVPKPIQDPHPPLWMACSSREMIETAARCGVGALCFAFADPDEAEQWVDTYYETFREECVPIGRAVNPNVAMTTGFSCHEDPDVAEERGAEGFAFFQYALGHYYQFGDHTPGETDIWAEFQAAGGVDALDEEDVLESAIGSPEEIREHLRGFEDAGVDQVIFVQQGGNNEHEHICHSLELFAEEVMPEFHDRDAEHRRQKRTELEPYVERAMERKETMEPVDEDDLPLVHPYERAADD; from the coding sequence ATGCAGTTCGGCATCTTCTACGAGCACCAGTTGCCCCGGCCCTGGGACGAGGGCGACGAGCGCCGTCTCTACCAGGAGGCCTTAGAGCAGGTCGAGCTGGCCGACGAGCTCGGTCTGGACTACGTCTGGGAGGTCGAACACCACTTCCTGGAGGAGTACAGCCACTCCTCGGCGCCGGAGGTGTTCCTCGCCGCCGCCGCCCGCAACACCGAGCAGATCAAGCTCGGTCACGGGATCAAACTGATGCCCCCCGAGTACAACCCACCCCCGAGAGTCGCCGAGGAGGTGGCGACGCTCGACCTCGTTTCCGAGGGCCGCGTCCAGTGGGGCACCGGCGAGTCCGCGTCCCGGACCGAACTGGAGGGGTTCGGCGTCGAGCCGAGCGAGAAGTTCTCGAAGTGGCGGGAGGCCACCGAGCAGGTGGCGAACATGATGTCGATGGAGCCGTACCCGGGCTACGAGGGCGAACACTTCGAGATGCCCGCCCGCAACGTCGTCCCCAAGCCGATTCAGGACCCCCACCCGCCGCTGTGGATGGCCTGTTCGAGCCGGGAGATGATCGAGACCGCCGCCAGGTGTGGGGTGGGAGCGCTGTGTTTCGCCTTCGCCGACCCCGACGAGGCAGAACAGTGGGTCGACACCTACTACGAGACCTTCAGGGAGGAGTGTGTCCCCATCGGCCGGGCGGTCAACCCCAACGTCGCGATGACCACCGGCTTCTCCTGTCACGAGGACCCCGACGTGGCGGAGGAGCGGGGTGCCGAAGGGTTCGCGTTCTTCCAGTACGCACTGGGACACTACTACCAGTTCGGCGACCACACCCCCGGGGAGACGGACATCTGGGCGGAGTTCCAGGCCGCCGGCGGCGTCGACGCCCTCGATGAAGAGGACGTCCTGGAGTCGGCCATCGGGTCTCCCGAGGAGATCCGCGAGCACCTCAGGGGGTTCGAGGACGCCGGCGTCGACCAGGTCATCTTCGTCCAGCAGGGCGGCAACAACGAACACGAGCACATCTGTCACTCCCTGGAACTGTTCGCCGAGGAGGTGATGCCGGAGTTCCACGACCGCGACGCCGAGCACCGCCGCCAGAAGCGGACAGAGCTCGAGCCCTACGTCGAGCGGGCGATGGAGCGCAAGGAGACCATGGAGCCGGTCGACGAGGACGACCTCCCCCTGGTCCACCCCTACGAGCGGGCCGCCGACGACTGA
- a CDS encoding acyl-CoA dehydrogenase family protein codes for MDFSVPSEAKQINKALDDFIEQEVDPLESEHPEFLGEDYERHIVDEDHYQVPEYRDIVEQIRKKSVEAGFYGMSMPEEVGGGGVDILTRGIVGEHLANRPPGFHSAILGGAGGPTPILMELDDEQREEYLYPVMEGEKTTCFALTEPDHGSDPHFMDSTAEKDGDEWVINGNKYWITNGPYADFAMVFARTSGEPGDYGGITCFLVNDDNPGFSVEKVHRTMGLTPGGQAELRFDDCRVPEDQILGEVDEGFTAAMEWIGGGRINIAAAAVGNAQFLLDLAVDYARERETFGKPIGHRQGISFQIADLATDIEQARQLYRYAAWKIDQGDRARKEESMAKLRGAELQNKAADIAMQVYGGAGFMKDQPIERQYRSARVLRIFEGTDEIQKRTIARELI; via the coding sequence ATGGACTTCAGTGTCCCCTCGGAAGCGAAACAGATCAACAAGGCGTTGGACGACTTTATCGAGCAGGAGGTCGACCCGCTGGAGAGCGAGCACCCCGAGTTCCTGGGGGAGGACTACGAGCGACACATCGTCGACGAGGACCACTACCAGGTCCCCGAGTACCGCGACATCGTCGAGCAGATCCGCAAGAAGTCAGTCGAGGCGGGCTTCTACGGCATGTCGATGCCAGAAGAGGTCGGCGGGGGCGGCGTCGACATCCTCACCCGCGGCATCGTCGGCGAGCACCTCGCCAACCGGCCGCCGGGCTTTCACAGCGCCATCCTCGGCGGGGCGGGCGGCCCGACGCCCATCCTGATGGAACTCGACGACGAACAGCGCGAGGAGTACCTCTACCCCGTCATGGAGGGGGAGAAGACGACCTGCTTCGCGCTGACCGAGCCCGACCACGGCAGCGACCCCCACTTCATGGACTCCACCGCCGAGAAGGACGGCGACGAGTGGGTCATCAACGGGAACAAGTACTGGATCACCAACGGCCCCTACGCCGACTTCGCGATGGTCTTCGCCCGGACCTCCGGCGAGCCCGGTGACTACGGGGGGATCACCTGTTTCCTCGTCAACGACGACAACCCCGGCTTCAGCGTCGAGAAGGTCCACCGGACGATGGGCCTGACGCCGGGCGGGCAGGCCGAACTCCGCTTCGACGACTGCCGGGTTCCCGAGGACCAGATCCTCGGCGAGGTCGACGAGGGCTTCACCGCCGCGATGGAGTGGATCGGCGGCGGCCGGATCAACATCGCTGCGGCCGCGGTCGGCAACGCGCAGTTCCTGCTGGACCTGGCCGTCGACTACGCCCGCGAGCGCGAGACCTTCGGCAAGCCCATCGGCCACCGCCAGGGCATCTCCTTCCAGATCGCCGACCTGGCGACCGACATCGAGCAGGCCCGCCAGCTCTACCGGTACGCCGCCTGGAAGATCGACCAGGGCGACCGCGCCCGCAAGGAGGAGTCGATGGCCAAGCTGCGGGGCGCTGAGCTCCAGAACAAGGCCGCCGACATCGCGATGCAGGTCTACGGCGGCGCCGGCTTCATGAAGGACCAGCCCATCGAGCGCCAGTACCGTAGCGCCCGCGTGCTGCGGATCTTCGAGGGAACCGACGAGATCCAGAAGCGGACCATCGCCCGCGAGCTGATCTGA
- a CDS encoding SDR family oxidoreductase, with product MSETLDGRTAVVTGASSGIGAESARALADAGATVVLAARSEDAIEEVAADIRETTEADAVAVPTDVTEEAAVEALVDEAVETFGGLDVLVNNAGVARGSDVEEMTTEEYRTMMAVNADGMFFATRAALPHLRETGGTLVFVGSFAGKFPRPFNPVYAATKFWTRGFAQSVSAQVGGDVGVTVINPSEVRTKFGDGWSMEELYDEGEVTEPEEVAEAVVFAAECSPSMVSELDLYRRDKFEDMF from the coding sequence ATGTCCGAGACACTCGACGGACGGACCGCGGTCGTCACCGGCGCGAGTTCCGGGATCGGAGCGGAGAGCGCACGCGCGCTCGCCGACGCCGGTGCGACCGTGGTCCTCGCCGCCCGCAGCGAGGATGCCATCGAGGAGGTGGCCGCCGATATCCGGGAGACCACAGAGGCCGACGCCGTCGCCGTCCCGACCGACGTGACCGAGGAGGCGGCCGTCGAGGCGCTGGTCGACGAAGCGGTCGAGACCTTCGGCGGGCTGGACGTACTCGTCAACAACGCAGGCGTCGCCCGCGGCAGCGACGTCGAGGAGATGACCACGGAGGAGTACCGGACGATGATGGCGGTCAACGCCGACGGGATGTTCTTCGCCACCCGGGCCGCCCTCCCGCACCTCCGGGAGACGGGCGGGACGCTGGTCTTCGTCGGCTCCTTCGCCGGGAAGTTCCCCCGGCCGTTCAACCCCGTTTACGCCGCCACCAAGTTCTGGACCCGCGGGTTCGCCCAGAGCGTCTCCGCGCAGGTCGGCGGGGACGTCGGCGTGACCGTCATCAACCCCTCCGAGGTGCGGACGAAGTTCGGCGACGGCTGGTCGATGGAGGAACTGTACGACGAGGGTGAGGTTACGGAGCCCGAGGAGGTGGCGGAGGCGGTTGTCTTCGCCGCCGAGTGCTCGCCGTCGATGGTCAGCGAACTCGACCTCTACCGCCGGGACAAGTTCGAGGACATGTTCTGA
- a CDS encoding acyl-CoA synthetase: MTNKPDYQAAYDAFEWSDALETYDWDAPEELNVAHEACDRHAGSGDVGFAWVDSDGGLEEYTFGDLQERSNQVANALEALGVERGDRVTTLLPKVPETIVTILGVWKTGAVHVPLFTAFETGAVEYRVEDSEPEVLVYGADHADTVAAVDTADLTTVSVGADPAADHTYSDLVADRSPDYEVARTSMDDPCTMQYTSGTTGPPKGVVLPHKVLPVLYPHTKYVLDVQPDDVVWGAADPSWSFGLFTTGFAPMAFGATRVLHSGQFDADRWVGILSDHDISVLGAAPSAYRGIIAGGEELLEGRSFGDLRVLHSAGEPLNPEVVDWFRDHFGLTVHDGYGLTEGGMVVNNYAGLDVEVKPGSMGLPCPGYEVTLLDPETREPVEQGETGEIAVKPREWLLMDRYWGMPEKTEAAFHDGWMLTDDLAHQDEDGYYWYEGRGDDVIISSGYRIGPFEVENSLMERDIVAEAAVVGVPDEQRGQRVKAFVVPTEQPDDPEAAAEEIKQHVKEQQARHAYPRDVEFVEELPKTATGKVQRYKLEESEAE, from the coding sequence ATGACGAACAAGCCCGACTACCAGGCCGCGTACGACGCCTTCGAGTGGAGCGACGCCCTGGAGACCTACGACTGGGACGCACCCGAGGAGCTGAACGTCGCCCACGAGGCGTGTGACCGCCACGCCGGCTCCGGCGACGTGGGCTTCGCGTGGGTCGACTCCGACGGGGGTCTGGAGGAGTACACTTTCGGCGACCTGCAGGAGCGCTCGAATCAGGTGGCGAACGCGCTCGAAGCACTGGGCGTCGAGCGCGGCGACCGCGTGACGACGCTGCTCCCGAAGGTCCCGGAGACGATCGTCACGATCCTGGGAGTCTGGAAGACCGGTGCCGTCCACGTCCCGCTCTTTACGGCGTTCGAGACCGGGGCCGTGGAGTACCGGGTCGAGGACTCCGAGCCCGAGGTGCTGGTCTACGGCGCCGACCACGCCGACACCGTCGCCGCGGTCGACACCGCGGACCTGACGACGGTCAGCGTCGGCGCGGACCCGGCCGCGGACCACACGTACAGCGACCTCGTCGCCGACCGCTCGCCCGATTACGAGGTCGCCCGCACGTCGATGGACGACCCCTGCACGATGCAGTACACCTCCGGAACCACCGGCCCGCCGAAGGGGGTCGTCCTCCCGCACAAGGTGTTGCCGGTGCTGTATCCGCACACGAAGTACGTCCTCGACGTACAGCCCGACGACGTGGTCTGGGGGGCGGCCGACCCGAGCTGGTCGTTCGGCCTCTTTACCACGGGCTTCGCGCCGATGGCCTTCGGCGCGACCCGGGTGCTGCACTCGGGGCAGTTCGACGCCGACCGCTGGGTGGGGATTCTGTCCGACCACGACATCTCGGTGCTGGGCGCGGCCCCGAGCGCCTATCGGGGGATCATCGCCGGCGGCGAGGAGCTACTGGAGGGGCGAAGCTTCGGGGACCTGCGGGTGCTCCACAGCGCGGGCGAGCCGCTCAACCCCGAGGTGGTCGACTGGTTCCGCGACCACTTCGGCCTGACCGTCCACGACGGCTACGGCCTGACGGAGGGCGGGATGGTCGTCAACAACTACGCCGGACTCGACGTGGAGGTGAAGCCGGGGTCGATGGGGCTGCCCTGTCCCGGTTACGAGGTGACACTTCTGGACCCCGAGACCCGCGAGCCCGTCGAGCAAGGCGAGACCGGCGAGATCGCGGTCAAACCCCGCGAGTGGCTGCTGATGGACCGGTACTGGGGGATGCCCGAGAAGACCGAGGCCGCCTTCCACGACGGCTGGATGCTCACCGACGACCTCGCTCACCAGGACGAGGACGGCTACTACTGGTACGAGGGCCGGGGCGACGACGTGATCATCTCCTCGGGCTACCGGATCGGTCCCTTCGAGGTGGAAAATAGCCTGATGGAGCGGGATATCGTGGCCGAGGCCGCCGTGGTCGGGGTGCCGGACGAGCAACGCGGCCAGCGGGTCAAGGCCTTCGTCGTCCCGACCGAACAACCCGACGACCCCGAGGCGGCCGCCGAGGAGATCAAACAGCACGTCAAGGAACAGCAGGCCCGCCACGCCTACCCCCGGGACGTCGAGTTCGTCGAGGAACTCCCCAAGACGGCCACGGGGAAGGTTCAGCGGTACAAGCTGGAGGAGAGTGAGGCCGAGTGA
- a CDS encoding 3-hydroxyacyl-CoA dehydrogenase family protein, translating to MQDIDNIAVVGGGVMGSGIGQVFLQNGYTVSIRDIDGDILDEAEERIESGNYGLDRAVEGGYLTEAEREDALDRLTLTTDLEEAVEDADLLIEAVTEDLSLKGRVFQEIDEATEEIPLYSNTSGFSVTSIANAVSDPSRVAVAHFFNPAPVMPLVEVVQSEQTDQEVVDLMEALCEEVGKEPIVIDDAPGEYGFVANRCYAAMREEAQKVVDEGVATKEQVDTAMEEGYNLPVGPFSLAGLGEEWD from the coding sequence ATGCAAGACATCGACAACATCGCGGTCGTCGGCGGCGGGGTCATGGGCAGCGGGATCGGACAGGTGTTCCTCCAGAACGGCTACACCGTCTCGATCCGGGATATCGACGGGGATATTCTCGACGAGGCCGAGGAGCGCATCGAGAGCGGCAACTACGGGCTCGACCGGGCCGTGGAGGGCGGCTATCTCACCGAGGCGGAACGCGAGGACGCCCTGGACCGGCTGACGCTCACGACGGATCTGGAGGAGGCTGTCGAGGACGCCGACCTGTTGATCGAGGCGGTCACCGAGGACCTCTCGCTGAAGGGGCGGGTGTTCCAGGAGATCGACGAGGCGACCGAGGAGATCCCGCTGTACTCGAACACGAGCGGCTTCTCGGTGACCAGCATCGCCAACGCGGTCTCGGACCCCTCGCGGGTGGCGGTCGCCCACTTCTTCAACCCGGCGCCGGTCATGCCGCTGGTCGAGGTCGTCCAGTCCGAGCAGACCGACCAGGAGGTGGTGGACCTGATGGAGGCCCTCTGCGAGGAGGTCGGCAAGGAGCCGATCGTCATCGACGACGCTCCCGGGGAGTACGGCTTCGTCGCCAACCGGTGTTACGCGGCCATGCGCGAGGAGGCCCAGAAGGTCGTCGACGAGGGGGTCGCCACGAAAGAGCAGGTCGACACCGCGATGGAGGAGGGGTACAACCTCCCCGTCGGCCCGTTCTCGCTGGCCGGCCTCGGCGAGGAGTGGGACTGA
- a CDS encoding MFS transporter: protein MTRFRSIALLKNREFAALAGTAFARSQAYSTILIALALYADVFETTGFVEGLFGAGFALVQLIIVLPLGRKVDTGNAKRWLLAGFLVNIVVFVGFIFVQNAVHVVLVRMLQGLGASILWITGTAVVGEISPDEGQGLWLGSYNQVASFSSMAGDLLGGYLLYAYGFTLPYLVLTGITIGSFVLVLVALRDNPGGQKDPEESGSVETFRSLLGLPMLRALVGFRFAFSFGKMAVIIFLPIYARTTFGISAFAIGWILAGGKLVKGLLQGFVGNLTDQYGRKHHFVAAGALLYGVGVAAIPLAGYAEGALPTVTVSLLGDTQVLGGAFFALFGAYLLLGVADSLRLPASMSLFVDEGSQYDSVASAMSLRSISWKVGQIAGPVVVGVTIDVLDPTAGFLLAAAFIGVATVAFTVTARRAHADRPVDAPVPDTSDD from the coding sequence GTGACACGGTTCAGATCCATCGCACTCCTGAAGAACAGGGAGTTCGCGGCACTGGCCGGGACGGCCTTCGCGCGCAGTCAGGCGTACTCGACGATCCTCATCGCGCTCGCCCTCTATGCCGACGTCTTCGAGACCACCGGGTTCGTCGAGGGGCTGTTCGGCGCCGGCTTCGCGCTGGTCCAGCTGATCATCGTCCTCCCGCTCGGACGGAAGGTCGACACCGGCAACGCCAAGCGGTGGCTGCTCGCCGGCTTTCTGGTCAACATCGTCGTCTTCGTCGGCTTCATCTTCGTCCAAAACGCCGTTCACGTGGTTCTGGTGCGGATGCTCCAGGGACTGGGCGCGAGCATCCTCTGGATCACCGGGACGGCCGTCGTCGGCGAGATCAGCCCCGACGAGGGCCAGGGGCTGTGGCTGGGCTCGTACAACCAGGTCGCCTCCTTCTCCTCGATGGCCGGCGACCTGCTCGGGGGGTATCTGCTGTACGCCTACGGATTCACGCTGCCCTACCTCGTCCTGACGGGGATCACCATCGGCTCGTTCGTTCTCGTGCTCGTCGCGCTCCGGGACAACCCCGGCGGGCAAAAAGACCCAGAGGAATCGGGGAGCGTCGAGACCTTCCGCTCGCTTCTGGGTCTGCCGATGCTGCGGGCGCTGGTGGGCTTTCGCTTCGCTTTCAGCTTCGGGAAGATGGCAGTCATCATCTTCCTGCCCATCTACGCCCGCACGACCTTCGGGATCTCCGCCTTCGCAATCGGGTGGATCCTCGCCGGCGGGAAGCTCGTCAAGGGGCTGCTCCAGGGGTTCGTCGGGAACCTCACGGACCAGTACGGCCGGAAACACCACTTCGTCGCCGCCGGCGCGCTGCTGTACGGGGTCGGCGTCGCGGCGATCCCGCTTGCCGGCTACGCCGAGGGGGCGCTTCCAACGGTGACCGTCAGCCTCCTCGGGGACACGCAGGTGCTCGGCGGCGCCTTCTTCGCGCTGTTCGGTGCGTACCTGCTGCTCGGGGTTGCCGACTCGCTCCGGCTGCCCGCGAGCATGTCGCTGTTCGTCGACGAGGGCTCGCAGTACGACTCCGTCGCGAGCGCGATGTCGCTGCGCTCTATCTCCTGGAAGGTAGGGCAGATCGCCGGTCCCGTCGTCGTCGGCGTGACCATCGACGTTCTGGACCCGACCGCCGGCTTCCTGCTCGCGGCGGCGTTCATCGGCGTCGCGACCGTCGCCTTCACCGTCACCGCCCGCCGCGCCCACGCCGACCGGCCCGTCGACGCGCCCGTTCCCGACACCTCCGACGACTGA
- a CDS encoding class I SAM-dependent methyltransferase, producing the protein MDWDERFRRGEYPQDPDPSPLLRAYVEDFPDGRAMDVATGTGRNALFLAEAGYEVDALDQSREGLRVTRENARERGVADRLSPVQTDVPSHGFPTERYAVVTVSFYRAVDRFPDIKEALVPGGYLFVEHHLRSTDETPSGPSTDRYRFAANELLHACLDLTVLYYDETTEERPDDRRRASTRILARKSTGTAQSYPPRHQHDG; encoded by the coding sequence ATGGACTGGGACGAGCGCTTTCGCCGCGGCGAGTATCCACAGGACCCCGACCCCTCTCCGCTGCTCCGGGCGTACGTCGAGGACTTTCCCGACGGCCGGGCGATGGACGTGGCGACGGGAACCGGGCGAAACGCCCTCTTCCTCGCCGAGGCCGGCTACGAGGTCGACGCGCTGGACCAGTCACGCGAGGGGCTGCGGGTCACCCGCGAAAACGCCCGCGAGCGCGGCGTCGCCGACCGCCTCTCGCCGGTCCAGACCGACGTCCCCTCCCACGGATTCCCGACCGAGCGCTACGCCGTCGTCACCGTCAGCTTCTACCGCGCTGTCGACCGGTTTCCCGACATCAAGGAGGCGCTCGTTCCCGGCGGCTACCTCTTCGTCGAACACCACCTCCGCTCGACCGACGAGACTCCCTCGGGGCCGAGCACCGACCGCTACCGCTTCGCGGCCAACGAACTCCTGCACGCCTGTCTCGACCTCACGGTGCTGTACTACGACGAGACCACCGAGGAACGGCCCGACGACCGCCGTCGGGCGAGCACGCGCATCCTCGCCCGCAAGTCGACGGGCACCGCCCAGTCCTACCCGCCGCGACACCAGCACGACGGCTGA
- a CDS encoding alpha/beta fold hydrolase, translating to MNRSRLRSQGKRLVVWLVAAGVVALAVALVYFGTPLRGTEAGIAAAEANPDVTVTAEGETYVLEPAGGNATAGLVFYPGGRVHPDAYVASLAPLAADANVTVVVPKMPLNLAVLDGDAASRYVTRSDMEVGDVDTWYVGGHSLGGVMACRYARANPDRVDGVVLFASYCDRDISGTGLEALSVTGSADTVLNRGAYRAALGNLPADATTRTLPLNHSQFGGYRGQAGDEPSGLSYAAAHRRLAEVVVPWLGARP from the coding sequence ATGAACAGAAGCCGTCTCCGGAGCCAGGGCAAGCGGCTGGTCGTCTGGCTCGTCGCCGCCGGCGTGGTCGCGCTGGCGGTCGCGCTGGTCTACTTCGGGACGCCGCTCCGGGGTACCGAGGCCGGCATCGCGGCCGCCGAGGCGAATCCCGACGTGACGGTCACGGCGGAGGGCGAAACCTACGTCCTCGAACCCGCCGGCGGAAACGCGACTGCGGGGCTGGTCTTCTACCCCGGCGGGCGCGTTCACCCGGACGCGTACGTCGCCTCGCTGGCCCCGCTCGCCGCCGACGCGAACGTGACCGTCGTCGTCCCGAAGATGCCGCTGAACCTCGCGGTGCTGGACGGCGACGCGGCCTCGCGGTACGTCACCCGCTCCGACATGGAAGTCGGGGATGTCGACACCTGGTACGTCGGCGGCCACTCGCTGGGCGGCGTGATGGCCTGCCGGTACGCCCGGGCAAACCCCGACCGCGTCGACGGCGTGGTCCTGTTTGCCTCCTACTGCGACCGGGACATCTCCGGGACCGGACTCGAGGCGCTGAGCGTGACCGGCAGTGCCGACACCGTCCTGAACCGCGGGGCCTACCGCGCCGCACTCGGGAACCTCCCCGCGGACGCCACGACGCGAACCCTGCCGCTGAACCACTCCCAGTTCGGCGGCTACCGGGGCCAGGCCGGCGACGAGCCCAGCGGGCTCTCCTACGCCGCCGCCCACCGCCGGCTGGCCGAGGTGGTCGTTCCCTGGCTGGGCGCCCGTCCGTGA